A genome region from Manihot esculenta cultivar AM560-2 chromosome 5, M.esculenta_v8, whole genome shotgun sequence includes the following:
- the LOC110614978 gene encoding uncharacterized protein LOC110614978, which translates to MAAATSTTCTGFFNFRSNPDEGRIRSSSTHSSPGFGKLDGVAMWFINGVASAFFASLERCSCIRIATEDDGDEANDAPLIMNDGNLRHDGGNSSTRRRNGKGKKQSTGGFDE; encoded by the coding sequence ATGGCTGCCGCTACCTCCACGACCTGTACAGGCTTTTTCAACTTCCGTTCAAATCCCGACGAGGGCAGGATCCGATCTTCATCGACCCACAGCTCACCTGGGTTCGGAAAGCTTGATGGGGTGGCTATGTGGTTCATAAATGGTGTAGCAAGTGCTTTTTTTGCATCCTTAGAGAGATGTTCTTGCATCCGTATCGCCACCGAAGACGACGGCGATGAAGCTAACGACGCACCCTTGATTATGAACGATGGAAACTTGAGGCATGATGGTGGAAACAGTAGCACCAGGAGAAGGAATGGGAAGGGCAAGAAACAGAGCACCGGAGGATTTGATGAGTAG